Proteins co-encoded in one Ziziphus jujuba cultivar Dongzao chromosome 9, ASM3175591v1 genomic window:
- the LOC107408088 gene encoding galactinol synthase 1: MAPQVVSGTAPVKAGGLSLESRAYVTFLAGNGDYVKGVVGLAKGLRKVNAAYPLVVAVLPDVPEEHRQILRSQGCIVRQIEPVYPPDNQTQFAMAYYVINYSKLRIWEFVEYSKMIYLDGDIQVYDNIDHLFDLPDGHFYAVMDCFCEKTWSHTPQYKIGYCQQCPDKVQWPTAELGPPPALYFNAGMFVFEPSIHTYHDLLNTLKVTPPTPFAEQDFLNMYFRDIYKPIPLVYNLVLAMLWRHPENVELDKVKVVHYCAAGSKPWRYTGKEENMQREEIKVLVKKWWDIYNDESLDYKKPVGGVGEVAEGEAKPVNMQPFIAALSEAGAVQFVTAPSAA; the protein is encoded by the exons ATGGCCCCCCAAGTCGTCTCAGGCACAGCCCCGGTAAAAGCAGGAGGGTTGAGCCTGGAGAGTCGGGCATACGTGACGTTCCTGGCGGGTAACGGCGACTACGTGAAAGGCGTGGTTGGGTTGGCCAAGGGGCTGCGGAAGGTCAACGCCGCCTACCCTTTAGTTGTGGCGGTATTGCCCGACGTACCCGAAGAGCACCGTCAGATCCTGCGCTCCCAGGGCTGTATAGTCCGTCAGATTGAACCTGTTTACCCTCCCGACAACCAAACCCAGTTCGCAATGGCTTACTATGTCATCAATTACTCCAAGCTACGTATCTGGGAG TTCGTGGAGTACAGTAAGATGATATATTTAGACGGAGACATCCAGGTTTACGACAACATAGACCATCTGTTCGACTTGCCGGACGGACATTTCTACGCAGTGATGGACTGCTTCTGCGAGAAAACTTGGAGTCACACCCCGCAGTACAAGATCGGGTATTGCCAGCAGTGTCCTGACAAAGTCCAGTGGCCCACCGCCGAATTGGGTCCGCCGCCGGCCCTTTACTTCAACGCTGGAATGTTTGTGTTTGAGCCCAGCATCCATACCTATCACGATCTGTTGAACACTCTCAAAGTGACTCCTCCGACCCCATTTGCAGAGCAG gACTTCTTGAACATGTACTTCAGGGATATTTATAAGCCTATCCCTCTTGTCTACAATCTGGTGCTGGCTATGTTATGGCGTCATCCAGAGAACGTGGAGCTCGACAAGGTCAAAGTTGTTCACTACTGTGCAGCC GGATCGAAGCCATGGAGGTATACAGGGAAAGAGGAAAACATGCAGAGAGAAGAGATTAAGGTGCTGGTGAAGAAATGGTGGGATATTTACAACGACGAGTCGTTGGATTACAAGAAACCTGTAGGCGGAGTAGGAGAGGTTGCAGAGGGAGAAGCCAAGCCTGTAAACATGCAGCCTTTTATCGCTGCTCTTTCCGAAGCTGGTGCGGTTCAATTTGTCACAGCTCCATCAGCGGCTTAA